From a region of the Syngnathus scovelli strain Florida chromosome 19, RoL_Ssco_1.2, whole genome shotgun sequence genome:
- the si:ch211-199g17.2 gene encoding uncharacterized protein si:ch211-199g17.2 isoform X3, producing the protein MQTGTQRGLSSELFESLKVYLNNSKRLQPIIGLRSITECVKAGSRGGGEPVYLCDVCACRLSKGDMRNHIMGSIHRYNYTATRHPQLLSGVKQSDADMSLLAWPLMDIARMLEDQEGPGDIKLLEVEDATFEMLKGASDSDAINLSKLLMYGPAKPESLSNDKHDEEERVVTICHNEEQLADGDGSSWAEETTPSFGHILRDRYKGKKPLIGLFRVTECVCQEDRRTYCFLCHCCRTRVHTRVFIHHVSSSSHTRSYLMETRHKLVEAAGPNVADHTRLMDSLAERVEREEGRGDMEVVEAPQFLCGKLASKGYKWCVNRLWNRSYPTARKWNKAKTGGPKVKNVGGKNQVVFKVTLPLTEGPLLLERTSFSQESLPRDHPNPDLDSELADPVAEVAFGVSHQFDPPINHPSPEWQTEPPVAREWFNSAYAQWHDWSLAEKQENQPQANLPPVATNAGGHHAPPTEFQSIPVVRTPSWTQPYLVGSGGFPGYQGYGVPLRLHPPPYVIPPSFYPTPPALPEPL; encoded by the exons ATGCAGACTGGAACACAAAGAG GCCTGTCCAGCGAGCTGTTTGAGTCCTTGAAGGTGTACCTGAACAACAGCAAACGGCTGCAGCCCATAATCG GGCTGCGCAGCATCACGGAATGCGTGAAAGCCGGCTCGCGTGGGGGTGGCGAGCCCGTGTACCTCTGCGATGTGTGCGCATGTCGGCTGAGCAAAGGCGACATGCGCAACCACATCAtgggcagcatccaccgctacAATTACACTGCAA CCCGACATCCCCAGCTGCTGTCGGGTGTGAAGCAGAGCGACGCTGACATGTCTCTGCTGGCCTGGCCCCTGATGGACATCGCCAGGATGCTGGAGGACCAGGAGGGACCCGGGGACATCAAG TTGCTTGAAGTCGAGGATGCCACGTTTGAGATGCTGAAGGGCGCCAGTGACAGCGATG caaTCAATTTGAGTAAGCTTCTCATGTACGGACCTGCCAAGCCGGAGAGCCTCTCAAACGACAAGCATGACGAAGAGGAGAGGGTGGTCACCATTTGCCACAACGAGGAGCAGTTGGCGGATGGTGATGGTTCTTCTTGGGCCGAAGAAACCACTCCAAGTTTTGGCCACATCTTGCGTGATCGCTACAAAGGGAAGAAACCTCTCATTG GTCTTTTCAGGGTAACCGAGTGCGTCTGCCAGGAGGACCGTCGCACGTACTGCTTCCTGTGCCACTGCTGCCGGACTCGGGTCCACACGCGGGTCTTCATCCACCACGTCAGCAGCTCGAGTCACACGCGCAGCTACCTG ATGGAAACGCGGCATAAGCTGGTGGAGGCGGCAGGACCGAACGTCGCCGACCACACTCGACTGATGGACTCGCTGGCCGAGAGGGTGGAgcgcgaggagggacgaggagaCATGGAA GTGGTCGAAGCACCGCAGTTTCTCTGCGGGAAGCTCGCCAGCAAAGGTTACAAGTGGT GCGTCAACAGGCTTTGGAACAGGAGCTACCCGACTGCACGCAAGTGGAACAAAGCCAAGACag GAGGCCCCAAAGTCAAAAATGTCGGAGGCAAAAATCAGGTGGTGTTCAAGGTAACACTTCCGCTCACTGAAGGTCCGCTACTGCTAGAGAGAACGTCCTTCAGCCAGGAAAGTCTACCCCGGGACCACCCGAACCCAGACTTAGACTCTGAGCTCGCTGACCCGGTCGCCGAGGTCGCCTTTGGTGTCTCTCACCAGTTTGATCCGCCCATCAACCATCCAAGTCCCGAATGGCAAACGGAGCCCCCCGTTGCACGAGAGTGGTTCAATTCCGCCTACGCACAGTGGCATGATTGGTCGCTGGCTGAAAAGCAAGAAAACCAACCCCAGGCTAATCTGCCGCCGGTTGCTACGAATGCTGGAGGGCATCATGCACCTCCAACGGAATTCCAAAGCATTCCCGTGGTCCGGACGCCATCTTGGACGCAACCATATTTGGTGGGTTCGGGCGGTTTTCCTGGGTACCAAGGCTACGGGGTTCCCCTACGGTTGCATCCCCCACCCTATGTCATTCCACCTTCTTTCTATCCCACTCCACCCGCCCTGCCTGAACCACTTTAA
- the si:ch211-199g17.2 gene encoding uncharacterized protein si:ch211-199g17.2 isoform X1 produces the protein MQTGTQRGLSSELFESLKVYLNNSKRLQPIIGLRSITECVKAGSRGGGEPVYLCDVCACRLSKGDMRNHIMGSIHRYNYTATRHPQLLSGVKQSDADMSLLAWPLMDIARMLEDQEGPGDIKLLEVEDATFEMLKGASDSDAINLSKLLMYGPAKPESLSNDKHDEEERVVTICHNEEQLADGDGSSWAEETTPSFGHILRDRYKGKKPLIGLFRVTECVCQEDRRTYCFLCHCCRTRVHTRVFIHHVSSSSHTRSYLMETRHKLVEAAGPNVADHTRLMDSLAERVEREEGRGDMEVVEAPQFLCGKLASKGYKWCVNRLWNRSYPTARKWNKAKTAGGPKVKNVGGKNQVVFKVTLPLTEGPLLLERTSFSQESLPRDHPNPDLDSELADPVAEVAFGVSHQFDPPINHPSPEWQTEPPVAREWFNSAYAQWHDWSLAEKQENQPQANLPPVATNAGGHHAPPTEFQSIPVVRTPSWTQPYLVGSGGFPGYQGYGVPLRLHPPPYVIPPSFYPTPPALPEPL, from the exons ATGCAGACTGGAACACAAAGAG GCCTGTCCAGCGAGCTGTTTGAGTCCTTGAAGGTGTACCTGAACAACAGCAAACGGCTGCAGCCCATAATCG GGCTGCGCAGCATCACGGAATGCGTGAAAGCCGGCTCGCGTGGGGGTGGCGAGCCCGTGTACCTCTGCGATGTGTGCGCATGTCGGCTGAGCAAAGGCGACATGCGCAACCACATCAtgggcagcatccaccgctacAATTACACTGCAA CCCGACATCCCCAGCTGCTGTCGGGTGTGAAGCAGAGCGACGCTGACATGTCTCTGCTGGCCTGGCCCCTGATGGACATCGCCAGGATGCTGGAGGACCAGGAGGGACCCGGGGACATCAAG TTGCTTGAAGTCGAGGATGCCACGTTTGAGATGCTGAAGGGCGCCAGTGACAGCGATG caaTCAATTTGAGTAAGCTTCTCATGTACGGACCTGCCAAGCCGGAGAGCCTCTCAAACGACAAGCATGACGAAGAGGAGAGGGTGGTCACCATTTGCCACAACGAGGAGCAGTTGGCGGATGGTGATGGTTCTTCTTGGGCCGAAGAAACCACTCCAAGTTTTGGCCACATCTTGCGTGATCGCTACAAAGGGAAGAAACCTCTCATTG GTCTTTTCAGGGTAACCGAGTGCGTCTGCCAGGAGGACCGTCGCACGTACTGCTTCCTGTGCCACTGCTGCCGGACTCGGGTCCACACGCGGGTCTTCATCCACCACGTCAGCAGCTCGAGTCACACGCGCAGCTACCTG ATGGAAACGCGGCATAAGCTGGTGGAGGCGGCAGGACCGAACGTCGCCGACCACACTCGACTGATGGACTCGCTGGCCGAGAGGGTGGAgcgcgaggagggacgaggagaCATGGAA GTGGTCGAAGCACCGCAGTTTCTCTGCGGGAAGCTCGCCAGCAAAGGTTACAAGTGGT GCGTCAACAGGCTTTGGAACAGGAGCTACCCGACTGCACGCAAGTGGAACAAAGCCAAGACag CAGGAGGCCCCAAAGTCAAAAATGTCGGAGGCAAAAATCAGGTGGTGTTCAAGGTAACACTTCCGCTCACTGAAGGTCCGCTACTGCTAGAGAGAACGTCCTTCAGCCAGGAAAGTCTACCCCGGGACCACCCGAACCCAGACTTAGACTCTGAGCTCGCTGACCCGGTCGCCGAGGTCGCCTTTGGTGTCTCTCACCAGTTTGATCCGCCCATCAACCATCCAAGTCCCGAATGGCAAACGGAGCCCCCCGTTGCACGAGAGTGGTTCAATTCCGCCTACGCACAGTGGCATGATTGGTCGCTGGCTGAAAAGCAAGAAAACCAACCCCAGGCTAATCTGCCGCCGGTTGCTACGAATGCTGGAGGGCATCATGCACCTCCAACGGAATTCCAAAGCATTCCCGTGGTCCGGACGCCATCTTGGACGCAACCATATTTGGTGGGTTCGGGCGGTTTTCCTGGGTACCAAGGCTACGGGGTTCCCCTACGGTTGCATCCCCCACCCTATGTCATTCCACCTTCTTTCTATCCCACTCCACCCGCCCTGCCTGAACCACTTTAA
- the si:ch211-199g17.2 gene encoding uncharacterized protein si:ch211-199g17.2 isoform X2: protein MQTGTQRGLSSELFESLKVYLNNSKRLQPIIGLRSITECVKAGSRGGGEPVYLCDVCACRLSKGDMRNHIMGSIHRYNYKRARHPQLLSGVKQSDADMSLLAWPLMDIARMLEDQEGPGDIKLLEVEDATFEMLKGASDSDAINLSKLLMYGPAKPESLSNDKHDEEERVVTICHNEEQLADGDGSSWAEETTPSFGHILRDRYKGKKPLIGLFRVTECVCQEDRRTYCFLCHCCRTRVHTRVFIHHVSSSSHTRSYLMETRHKLVEAAGPNVADHTRLMDSLAERVEREEGRGDMEVVEAPQFLCGKLASKGYKWCVNRLWNRSYPTARKWNKAKTAGGPKVKNVGGKNQVVFKVTLPLTEGPLLLERTSFSQESLPRDHPNPDLDSELADPVAEVAFGVSHQFDPPINHPSPEWQTEPPVAREWFNSAYAQWHDWSLAEKQENQPQANLPPVATNAGGHHAPPTEFQSIPVVRTPSWTQPYLVGSGGFPGYQGYGVPLRLHPPPYVIPPSFYPTPPALPEPL from the exons ATGCAGACTGGAACACAAAGAG GCCTGTCCAGCGAGCTGTTTGAGTCCTTGAAGGTGTACCTGAACAACAGCAAACGGCTGCAGCCCATAATCG GGCTGCGCAGCATCACGGAATGCGTGAAAGCCGGCTCGCGTGGGGGTGGCGAGCCCGTGTACCTCTGCGATGTGTGCGCATGTCGGCTGAGCAAAGGCGACATGCGCAACCACATCAtgggcagcatccaccgctacAATTACA AGAGAGCCCGACATCCCCAGCTGCTGTCGGGTGTGAAGCAGAGCGACGCTGACATGTCTCTGCTGGCCTGGCCCCTGATGGACATCGCCAGGATGCTGGAGGACCAGGAGGGACCCGGGGACATCAAG TTGCTTGAAGTCGAGGATGCCACGTTTGAGATGCTGAAGGGCGCCAGTGACAGCGATG caaTCAATTTGAGTAAGCTTCTCATGTACGGACCTGCCAAGCCGGAGAGCCTCTCAAACGACAAGCATGACGAAGAGGAGAGGGTGGTCACCATTTGCCACAACGAGGAGCAGTTGGCGGATGGTGATGGTTCTTCTTGGGCCGAAGAAACCACTCCAAGTTTTGGCCACATCTTGCGTGATCGCTACAAAGGGAAGAAACCTCTCATTG GTCTTTTCAGGGTAACCGAGTGCGTCTGCCAGGAGGACCGTCGCACGTACTGCTTCCTGTGCCACTGCTGCCGGACTCGGGTCCACACGCGGGTCTTCATCCACCACGTCAGCAGCTCGAGTCACACGCGCAGCTACCTG ATGGAAACGCGGCATAAGCTGGTGGAGGCGGCAGGACCGAACGTCGCCGACCACACTCGACTGATGGACTCGCTGGCCGAGAGGGTGGAgcgcgaggagggacgaggagaCATGGAA GTGGTCGAAGCACCGCAGTTTCTCTGCGGGAAGCTCGCCAGCAAAGGTTACAAGTGGT GCGTCAACAGGCTTTGGAACAGGAGCTACCCGACTGCACGCAAGTGGAACAAAGCCAAGACag CAGGAGGCCCCAAAGTCAAAAATGTCGGAGGCAAAAATCAGGTGGTGTTCAAGGTAACACTTCCGCTCACTGAAGGTCCGCTACTGCTAGAGAGAACGTCCTTCAGCCAGGAAAGTCTACCCCGGGACCACCCGAACCCAGACTTAGACTCTGAGCTCGCTGACCCGGTCGCCGAGGTCGCCTTTGGTGTCTCTCACCAGTTTGATCCGCCCATCAACCATCCAAGTCCCGAATGGCAAACGGAGCCCCCCGTTGCACGAGAGTGGTTCAATTCCGCCTACGCACAGTGGCATGATTGGTCGCTGGCTGAAAAGCAAGAAAACCAACCCCAGGCTAATCTGCCGCCGGTTGCTACGAATGCTGGAGGGCATCATGCACCTCCAACGGAATTCCAAAGCATTCCCGTGGTCCGGACGCCATCTTGGACGCAACCATATTTGGTGGGTTCGGGCGGTTTTCCTGGGTACCAAGGCTACGGGGTTCCCCTACGGTTGCATCCCCCACCCTATGTCATTCCACCTTCTTTCTATCCCACTCCACCCGCCCTGCCTGAACCACTTTAA